A window of the Lepisosteus oculatus isolate fLepOcu1 chromosome 14, fLepOcu1.hap2, whole genome shotgun sequence genome harbors these coding sequences:
- the dnase2 gene encoding deoxyribonuclease-2-alpha isoform X2 codes for MRSAVLFGLVQFLCLSAGGALAAVSCYNDQGSPVDWFYLYKLPQLSHHAPGSGLLYLLLQQGNDSWVKGASLVNKSDGALGRTVGQLYKLRQEDLGYILYNDQKPPERGGGGVSSECGHTKGVVLLDKTQGFWLVHSTPHFPPRQEVGEFSYPSTGVENGQNFLCMTFPLERFEAIGEQLQYNQPLVFDCSVPDALASQAPSLHQLCRRPYGAPPAPRPANRSVSLPSLGGTTFLSFAKSRAFDDDLYVAWVAPSLGADLLVQFWQRSAGVRPSNCSLGYRVLNVEGLDPGGAGPFRSTLDHSKWAASAGAGPGDEEGWVCVGDINRDEAEERRGGGTVCQRDGRVWRAYHAAVTGVQDCP; via the exons ATGCGGAGCGCCGTGCTGTTCGGCCTGGTGCAGTTCCTCTGCCTGTCAGCAGGGGGAGCCCTGGCCGCAGTGTCCTGCTACAATGACCAGGGGAGTCCTGTGGACTG gttcTATCTGTACAAGCTGCCCCAGCTGTCCCATCATGCCCCCGGCTCGGGGCTGCTCTATCTGCTCCTTCAGCAGGGGAATGACTCGTGGGTGAAGGGGGCGTCGCTGGTGAACAAGAGTGACGGCGCGCTGGGCAGGACCGTGGGGCAGCTGTACAAACTGAGACAG GAGGACCTGGGCTACATCCTCTACAACGACCAGAAGCCCCctgagcgaggaggaggaggggtttCGAGTGAGTGTGGACACACCAAGG gTGTTGTCCTATTGGATAAGACTCAGGGCTTCTGGCTGGTCCACAGTACGCCTCACTTCCCCCCTAGACAGGAAGTGGGGGAGTTCTCGTACCCGAGCACAGGCGTGGAGAATGGGCAGAACTTCTTGTGCATGACCTTTCCTCTGGAGAGATTCGAGGCCATCG GTGAGCAGCTGCAGTACAACCAGCCCCTGGTGTTCGACTGCTCGGTGCCCGACGCCCTGGCCTCCCAGGCGCCCTCCCTGCACCAGCTCTGCAGGAGGCCCTACGGAGCCCCTCCGGCCCCCCGCCCTGCGAACCGCAGTGTCTCCCTGCCCTCCCTCGGCGGGACGACCTTCCTCAGTTTCGCCAAGAGCCGCGCCTTCGATGACG ACCTGTACGTGGCCTGGGTGGCCCCTTCCCTGGGGGCCGACCTGCTGGTGCAGTTCTGGCAGCGCTCCGCGGGGGTCCGGCCCTCCAACTGCTCGCTGGGGTACCGGGTCCTGAACGTGGAGGGGCTGGACCCCGGCGGCGCCGGCCCCTTCCGCTCCACCCTGGACCACTCCAAGTGGGCCGCCAGCGCCGGCGCCGGGCCCGGGGACGAGGAAGGCTGGGTGTGCGTGGGCGACATCAACCGCGACGAGGCGGAGGAGAGGAGGGGCGGCGGCACCGTGTGCCAGCGGGACGGGCGCGTGTGGAGGGCGTACCACGCGGCGGTCACCGGCGTCCAGGACTGCCCCTAG
- the dnase2 gene encoding deoxyribonuclease-2-alpha isoform X3 — protein sequence MRSAVLFGLVQFLCLSAGGALAAVSCYNDQGSPVDWFYLYKLPQLSHHAPGSGLLYLLLQQGNDSWVKGASLVNKSDGALGRTVGQLYKLRQQEDLGYILYNDQKPPERGGGGVSSECGHTKGEQLQYNQPLVFDCSVPDALASQAPSLHQLCRRPYGAPPAPRPANRSVSLPSLGGTTFLSFAKSRAFDDDLYVAWVAPSLGADLLVQFWQRSAGVRPSNCSLGYRVLNVEGLDPGGAGPFRSTLDHSKWAASAGAGPGDEEGWVCVGDINRDEAEERRGGGTVCQRDGRVWRAYHAAVTGVQDCP from the exons ATGCGGAGCGCCGTGCTGTTCGGCCTGGTGCAGTTCCTCTGCCTGTCAGCAGGGGGAGCCCTGGCCGCAGTGTCCTGCTACAATGACCAGGGGAGTCCTGTGGACTG gttcTATCTGTACAAGCTGCCCCAGCTGTCCCATCATGCCCCCGGCTCGGGGCTGCTCTATCTGCTCCTTCAGCAGGGGAATGACTCGTGGGTGAAGGGGGCGTCGCTGGTGAACAAGAGTGACGGCGCGCTGGGCAGGACCGTGGGGCAGCTGTACAAACTGAGACAG caGGAGGACCTGGGCTACATCCTCTACAACGACCAGAAGCCCCctgagcgaggaggaggaggggtttCGAGTGAGTGTGGACACACCAAGG GTGAGCAGCTGCAGTACAACCAGCCCCTGGTGTTCGACTGCTCGGTGCCCGACGCCCTGGCCTCCCAGGCGCCCTCCCTGCACCAGCTCTGCAGGAGGCCCTACGGAGCCCCTCCGGCCCCCCGCCCTGCGAACCGCAGTGTCTCCCTGCCCTCCCTCGGCGGGACGACCTTCCTCAGTTTCGCCAAGAGCCGCGCCTTCGATGACG ACCTGTACGTGGCCTGGGTGGCCCCTTCCCTGGGGGCCGACCTGCTGGTGCAGTTCTGGCAGCGCTCCGCGGGGGTCCGGCCCTCCAACTGCTCGCTGGGGTACCGGGTCCTGAACGTGGAGGGGCTGGACCCCGGCGGCGCCGGCCCCTTCCGCTCCACCCTGGACCACTCCAAGTGGGCCGCCAGCGCCGGCGCCGGGCCCGGGGACGAGGAAGGCTGGGTGTGCGTGGGCGACATCAACCGCGACGAGGCGGAGGAGAGGAGGGGCGGCGGCACCGTGTGCCAGCGGGACGGGCGCGTGTGGAGGGCGTACCACGCGGCGGTCACCGGCGTCCAGGACTGCCCCTAG
- the dnase2 gene encoding deoxyribonuclease-2-alpha isoform X1, translated as MRSAVLFGLVQFLCLSAGGALAAVSCYNDQGSPVDWFYLYKLPQLSHHAPGSGLLYLLLQQGNDSWVKGASLVNKSDGALGRTVGQLYKLRQQEDLGYILYNDQKPPERGGGGVSSECGHTKGVVLLDKTQGFWLVHSTPHFPPRQEVGEFSYPSTGVENGQNFLCMTFPLERFEAIGEQLQYNQPLVFDCSVPDALASQAPSLHQLCRRPYGAPPAPRPANRSVSLPSLGGTTFLSFAKSRAFDDDLYVAWVAPSLGADLLVQFWQRSAGVRPSNCSLGYRVLNVEGLDPGGAGPFRSTLDHSKWAASAGAGPGDEEGWVCVGDINRDEAEERRGGGTVCQRDGRVWRAYHAAVTGVQDCP; from the exons ATGCGGAGCGCCGTGCTGTTCGGCCTGGTGCAGTTCCTCTGCCTGTCAGCAGGGGGAGCCCTGGCCGCAGTGTCCTGCTACAATGACCAGGGGAGTCCTGTGGACTG gttcTATCTGTACAAGCTGCCCCAGCTGTCCCATCATGCCCCCGGCTCGGGGCTGCTCTATCTGCTCCTTCAGCAGGGGAATGACTCGTGGGTGAAGGGGGCGTCGCTGGTGAACAAGAGTGACGGCGCGCTGGGCAGGACCGTGGGGCAGCTGTACAAACTGAGACAG caGGAGGACCTGGGCTACATCCTCTACAACGACCAGAAGCCCCctgagcgaggaggaggaggggtttCGAGTGAGTGTGGACACACCAAGG gTGTTGTCCTATTGGATAAGACTCAGGGCTTCTGGCTGGTCCACAGTACGCCTCACTTCCCCCCTAGACAGGAAGTGGGGGAGTTCTCGTACCCGAGCACAGGCGTGGAGAATGGGCAGAACTTCTTGTGCATGACCTTTCCTCTGGAGAGATTCGAGGCCATCG GTGAGCAGCTGCAGTACAACCAGCCCCTGGTGTTCGACTGCTCGGTGCCCGACGCCCTGGCCTCCCAGGCGCCCTCCCTGCACCAGCTCTGCAGGAGGCCCTACGGAGCCCCTCCGGCCCCCCGCCCTGCGAACCGCAGTGTCTCCCTGCCCTCCCTCGGCGGGACGACCTTCCTCAGTTTCGCCAAGAGCCGCGCCTTCGATGACG ACCTGTACGTGGCCTGGGTGGCCCCTTCCCTGGGGGCCGACCTGCTGGTGCAGTTCTGGCAGCGCTCCGCGGGGGTCCGGCCCTCCAACTGCTCGCTGGGGTACCGGGTCCTGAACGTGGAGGGGCTGGACCCCGGCGGCGCCGGCCCCTTCCGCTCCACCCTGGACCACTCCAAGTGGGCCGCCAGCGCCGGCGCCGGGCCCGGGGACGAGGAAGGCTGGGTGTGCGTGGGCGACATCAACCGCGACGAGGCGGAGGAGAGGAGGGGCGGCGGCACCGTGTGCCAGCGGGACGGGCGCGTGTGGAGGGCGTACCACGCGGCGGTCACCGGCGTCCAGGACTGCCCCTAG